The Leishmania donovani BPK282A1 complete genome, chromosome 1 genome contains the following window.
TCGCCCATCACCGGTTGGCGtacggggggggggggggggggcccNNNNNNNNNNNNNNNNNNNNNNNNNNNNNNNNNNNNNNNNNNNNNNNNNNNNNNNNNNNNNNNNNNNNNNNNNNNNNNNNNNNNNNNNNNNNNNNNNNNcccccccccccgccacagcgcggccgcgccaccgcccggtttgcggggggggggggggggggtggccCACACACGCCCCGACTTCATGACTGCCGTATCGGCTCAacactcccctccccgtctctttctccttctctccgATCTCGCACCAGCGAGCACAGCACACCTTCACGCAGGCACCCACacgcctcttttttttcttcgctccccgcccacacacacacgcgcgtgcgcgtggcacTCTTCCGTCTGCTGCACCGACACGCGTGTCCTCCTCAGTTtgctatatatatatatatatacgcatatagctgtgcgcgtgtgtgtaggtggtcatcatcatcaccatCTATTCCTTCTCTCATTTTGTTTTGTGGTGCTCTCTAGCtgtcgccccccccccaagcgTAGAAAGACGTGAGAGTGCCGGTAACATGGGTGGCTGTGTCGTCTCCTTGATGGAGGTGCTGAACAGCACCCGTCTCGTCGAGCACCCCGACTTTGCCGCGCGGCGCGTCTATGGCGTCATCAACCAGCGCGTCACAGAGGACGAGGCTGACCGCTCCGGCGTGTACCGGTGTGCGCGGCTGACGGATGCGCAGCACGTCGAATGCTTTAACTGGTACGAAGGGCCGACgatcctgcagcgcctcgccaTCATCTGCACAGAGCGCGGTGACCAGCGCGCCATGGCGTACCGCACGGTCGAGAAGGTGGTGAAGGAGTCCACGAAGGATGAGAAGGGCGGCACGCGGGAGTGGGCGTACACCTTCCTCAACGAGCCGACGTACATCACGTACGCGGAGGTGTGGAGCCGGCTCGTCGCGTTCGGACGCGGCCTGGTCGAGTTGGGTCTTCAGAAGGGCAGCCATGTGGCGCTCTACGAGGACACGCGGTGGGAGTGGCTGGTGACGATGCTCGGTGTGTGGACGCAGGAGATGATAGGAGTAACCGTGTACGCGAACCTCGGCGAAGACGCGCTGCTCTACGCTCTCAAGGAGGCGACGTGCGAAGCGCTGGTGTGCAACGGCAAGAACGTCGGCAAGCTCATCTCGCTGATGAACCAGTACGGCGTCCATAACGCGACGATCATCTACCTCGACGCACTGCCGTCGAACCTGAACACAGAGTCTCACAAGGTGGTCGCGTGGGCCGACGTTCTGGCCAAGGgcacgccgtcgacggcACCGTACAAGGTGCAGGACAacaaggacgaggaggttCTGGTCATGTACACGAGCGGCACAACCGGAAACCCAAAGGGCGTCGTGCACACGATCGGCGCGCTGACGCAAGGCGCCCTCGGCctggaggagcggctgacGGAATTGATCGGCAAGGAGGAGAACGAGTCGTACGTCGCCTACCTCCCGGCTGCACACATCTTCGAGTTCACGTGCGAGAACAtcatgctgctgcgcggcgcactCATCTGTTTCggcacgccgcgcacgcTGACGGACACCTATGCGCGGCCGTGCGGTGATCTGCGCGCGTTCAACCCCTTCTTCTTTATCGGCGTGCCGCGCATCTTCGAGACCATCAAGAAGGCCGTCgaggcgaagctgccgccggtgggCACGCTCAAGCGACAGGTGTTCGACCACGCCTACCAGAGccggctggcggcgctgaaggagggCAAGGACACGCCGTACTGGAACGAGAAGGTGTTCAGTCTGCCACGCAGGATTCTCGGGTCGAAGGTACGTGgcatctgctgcggcggcgccccaCTGTCCGACAAGACACAGGAGTGGCTGTCCGTCGTGTTGGGCCGCCCCGTGGCGCAGGGCTACGGCATGACGGAGTCTGTGTGCAACGCCTCCGTGCAGCGCTCCGGTGAGCTCAAGTGCGAGGTGGGgcagctcctgcacggcGTCGAGGCGCGCCTGCTGGACACGGAGCACTACAAGCACACGGACAAGCCGCACCCAcgtggcgagctgctgctgcgcggccgctTCGTCTTCAAGGGCTACTACAAGCAGCCGGAATTGACAGAGCAGAGCATCCTGCCGGGTGGGTGGCTGCGCACGGGCGACGTGGCCGAGATGGAAGCGGAGACGGGGCAGATGCGCATCATTGGCCGCGTcaaggcgctggcgaagaaCTGCCTGGGCGAGTACATCGCGCTGGAGAACCTCGAGGCGCTTTACTGCGAGTGCCCGGTCGTGGCGCCCAACGGCATCTGCGTCCTCGTGGACCCGCAGCAGCCTTTCATCACGGCGCTCGTGCTGACGGACGAGGAAAAGGCAATGAAGTTTGCCCGCGCCCACAAATTCGAGAACGCGAGGTGGCCCGATATCCTGAAGGACCCCGCGTTCATCGCCGCGGTCACCGCGTCGCTTGCGGAGATTGGCCGGAAAGCGGGCAAGAAGTCGTttgagctgctgaagcgcgtgtgtgtgttgagCGACGAGTGGACGCCGGAGAACAACCTGGTGACGGCCTCCATGAaggtgcgccgcagcgcgatCGACAAGCACTACGCCGGCATCATCAAGGAGCTCTTTGCAGATTAGTCGGTGAAGAAGCAGTTGTgtgtgcatatatatatatatgtgtgtgtgtgtgtaaatgtgtgtgtgcgcctcccaCCACtaacaccaccaccacctcggATACGTCGGCTTCTCTCTGGTAAAACGTTCCCAAAGACAATaccgccccacccacccctcctcctcccccccccgggCAGCAACGAGTAACAGAAACCCTAAGCGTGCAGACGGCCGTGTCGACGTGAGGGCGCGCTTTCATCGGCTGCTCCGGTGCCTTTCTCGGCGTCCGTCTACCACGTggccccccacccacccccggcGTTTCGGGCTTCGCCGGCACGCCTGATCTCCAGTGAgccaacgaaaaaaaaaacaaccTCCTGCTTCATCCGGCCATGCCGCTCTCCGTCCTCACGGTCCTCGTACTCGTCGGCTCgactctctgtctctgtctctgtctaTTCGCGCGGAAGTACGGTGCGTGGTaacggcgcacacacacacacacaggcacgcccATCCTATGCAGAGAATGTGCTatcccccttccccttccccagCCCCAGCCCCGAttcttcgctctcgctctttccTATCCCTcagctcttctctctcgcgcgcgcccctcccccccccctcctctctcccaaATACTTACTTAGCGATTTACCTTTGCCCTCGCTGATACGGTGCTGCACGCCACGTAGACACACagcctcacacacacacacacgcacagcgacacgcgcaccctTAACGCTCCTACTGTACcgatctctctccctctgtctctcttcaCGGTTCCTTTCTTGTTTCCGTCAACTCCAACAGAACGGCGATGTCAACGccaaggacgacgacgacggcggccaagCCGAAGCCGTACA
Protein-coding sequences here:
- a CDS encoding fatty acyl CoA syntetase 1, putative, whose amino-acid sequence is MGGCVVSLMEVLNSTRLVEHPDFAARRVYGVINQRVTEDEADRSGVYRCARLTDAQHVECFNWYEGPTILQRLAIICTERGDQRAMAYRTVEKVVKESTKDEKGGTREWAYTFLNEPTYITYAEVWSRLVAFGRGLVELGLQKGSHVALYEDTRWEWLVTMLGVWTQEMIGVTVYANLGEDALLYALKEATCEALVCNGKNVGKLISLMNQYGVHNATIIYLDALPSNLNTESHKVVAWADVLAKGTPSTAPYKVQDNKDEEVLVMYTSGTTGNPKGVVHTIGALTQGALGLEERLTELIGKEENESYVAYLPAAHIFEFTCENIMLLRGALICFGTPRTLTDTYARPCGDLRAFNPFFFIGVPRIFETIKKAVEAKLPPVGTLKRQVFDHAYQSRLAALKEGKDTPYWNEKVFSLPRRILGSKVRGICCGGAPLSDKTQEWLSVVLGRPVAQGYGMTESVCNASVQRSGELKCEVGQLLHGVEARLLDTEHYKHTDKPHPRGELLLRGRFVFKGYYKQPELTEQSILPGGWLRTGDVAEMEAETGQMRIIGRVKALAKNCLGEYIALENLEALYCECPVVAPNGICVLVDPQQPFITALVLTDEEKAMKFARAHKFENARWPDILKDPAFIAAVTASLAEIGRKAGKKSFELLKRVCVLSDEWTPENNLVTASMKVRRSAIDKHYAGIIKELFAD